In the genome of Gemmatimonadaceae bacterium, one region contains:
- the purD gene encoding phosphoribosylamine--glycine ligase, with product MKVLLVGGGGREHALAWKLHSDDPSIELIAAPGNPGIAEHARCENVAPADLGGLLALAEREQVGLTVVGPEAPLAAGIVDRFRERGHAIFGPTAAAARIESSKSFAKRMMGEAGVPTARAVATGDVALAKRTVADYGAPVVIKASGLAAGKGVVVAQTITEAEAAIDRLLGERALGDAGSEILVEEFMEGEELSLFVLTDGTTAIPMLAAQDHKRLLDGDAGPNTGGMGAYAPVAIGTPALVRDVMERIIHPSLRWMRENKSAFTGLLYAGLMVTRDGPKVVEFNCRFGDPETQALLPLLVTPLLPLLEGAAGRLVDSGLTWRSGASVTTVVAAAGYPDAPRTGDVVTIPRVAGDVHVFHAGTARDAAGRLVSAGGRVLSITALGTDVRGAALLSRTVAEQVGLVGKQLRRDIGWRSIG from the coding sequence GGGATCGCGGAGCACGCGCGGTGCGAAAACGTCGCGCCTGCCGATCTCGGCGGACTGCTGGCGCTCGCCGAGCGGGAGCAGGTCGGCCTCACGGTCGTCGGGCCCGAGGCTCCGCTCGCCGCGGGCATCGTGGACCGCTTTCGCGAGCGGGGGCACGCCATCTTCGGGCCGACGGCGGCCGCGGCTCGCATCGAGAGCTCGAAATCGTTCGCGAAGCGCATGATGGGCGAAGCCGGTGTCCCCACGGCGCGCGCCGTCGCGACCGGCGACGTAGCGCTGGCGAAGCGTACTGTCGCTGACTACGGCGCGCCTGTCGTGATCAAGGCCAGCGGGCTCGCGGCCGGAAAGGGCGTCGTGGTGGCGCAGACCATCACCGAAGCCGAAGCGGCCATCGACCGGCTGCTCGGCGAGCGCGCGCTGGGCGACGCCGGCAGCGAGATCCTCGTGGAAGAGTTCATGGAGGGCGAGGAGCTGTCGCTGTTCGTGCTCACCGATGGCACGACGGCGATTCCGATGCTGGCCGCGCAGGATCACAAGCGGCTGCTCGACGGCGACGCCGGACCGAACACGGGCGGGATGGGGGCGTACGCGCCCGTCGCGATCGGGACTCCGGCCCTGGTGCGCGACGTCATGGAGCGAATCATCCACCCGTCGCTGCGCTGGATGCGCGAGAACAAATCGGCGTTCACCGGCCTGCTGTACGCGGGGTTGATGGTCACCCGCGATGGGCCGAAGGTGGTGGAGTTCAATTGCCGGTTCGGCGATCCGGAGACGCAGGCCCTGCTCCCTCTGCTGGTGACTCCGCTCTTGCCGCTGCTTGAGGGTGCGGCCGGCCGCCTCGTGGATTCAGGGTTGACGTGGCGAAGCGGAGCGTCGGTGACGACGGTGGTTGCGGCCGCCGGTTACCCCGACGCGCCGCGGACCGGAGACGTGGTGACGATCCCGCGGGTCGCGGGCGACGTGCATGTCTTTCACGCGGGAACGGCGCGGGACGCGGCCGGTCGGCTCGTCAGCGCCGGCGGGCGCGTGCTGAGCATTACGGCGCTGGGGACCGACGTCCGAGGGGCGGCGTTACTCAGCAGGACGGTCGCTGAGCAGGTCGGTCTCGTGGGGAAGCAACTGCGTCGGGACATCGGGTGGCGTTCGATCGGATGA
- a CDS encoding uracil-DNA glycosylase family protein, with product MVSTSGSSGTLDYSKRPNTRGLALEFRAFKVRLMARSGDTFAARAFRFYKGLTSPRTPRGVIVMNPYMDARVRSYVRLFLEKYFDDNRPRTLVLGINPGRFGAGITGVTFTDPKALADPCGVRNSLPRKHELSSVFIYKVIDRFGGPRKFYRNFFLTAVSPLGFIRKGINLNYYDDRLLARSLKPFIVETIERQIAMGGKTDRVFVLGISENFRFLRELNAEHGFFRELVALEHPRWIMQYQQPRIDEYVEKYYEVLSSDRTPPDVPTQLLPHETDLLSDRPAE from the coding sequence ATGGTCTCGACTTCAGGAAGCTCGGGCACGCTGGATTATAGCAAGCGGCCGAACACGCGCGGATTGGCGTTGGAGTTCCGCGCGTTTAAGGTACGTCTCATGGCCAGGAGCGGAGACACCTTTGCGGCGCGCGCATTCCGGTTTTACAAGGGGCTGACTTCGCCCCGGACGCCCCGTGGAGTGATCGTGATGAATCCGTACATGGACGCGCGAGTCCGCAGCTACGTTCGGCTGTTTCTCGAGAAGTACTTCGACGACAACCGGCCGCGCACTCTGGTGCTAGGAATCAATCCGGGGAGATTCGGCGCCGGAATCACAGGCGTCACCTTCACCGATCCGAAAGCGCTCGCCGACCCTTGTGGCGTCCGCAACAGCTTGCCCAGGAAACACGAGCTTTCGTCCGTATTTATTTACAAGGTCATCGACCGGTTCGGCGGGCCGCGAAAGTTCTATCGCAACTTTTTCCTTACCGCGGTCTCTCCGCTTGGCTTCATCAGAAAGGGAATCAATCTGAACTATTATGACGACCGCTTGCTGGCCCGGTCGCTGAAGCCGTTCATCGTAGAAACGATCGAGCGTCAGATTGCCATGGGCGGTAAAACCGACCGAGTTTTCGTCCTGGGTATAAGTGAGAATTTTCGGTTTCTACGAGAACTCAACGCTGAGCACGGTTTCTTTCGGGAACTGGTGGCGCTAGAGCACCCTCGGTGGATCATGCAATACCAGCAGCCGCGGATCGACGAATACGTCGAGAAATATTATGAGGTTTTGTCATCCGATCGAACGCCACCCGATGTCCCGACGCAGTTGCTTCCCCACGAGACCGACCTGCTCAGCGACCGTCCTGCTGAGTAA
- the mutM gene encoding bifunctional DNA-formamidopyrimidine glycosylase/DNA-(apurinic or apyrimidinic site) lyase, with protein sequence MARDLHKRVRGRTVVGVSVHRPDVLRGASPRKLERVLVGSRIVRVWRRAKLAVIDFDSGARVAVQPRFTGSFVVERSGRGADQYCTLHLALDDGRRLHYRDVRRLGTFQLFTPKEFEAYVSKLGPEPLEADFTGDSLYELLQKSIRPVKPLIMDQHRLAGVGNIYASEALWRAKIDPSRSSRTVARREAQLLRDAIVSVLTESIELRGTTIRDYAEGAFAEKLDAYDRAGEPCHRCKTRIALTHAIDGRATYFCPRCQR encoded by the coding sequence ATGGCCCGCGACCTCCACAAGCGGGTGCGCGGCCGCACTGTCGTCGGCGTCTCGGTCCACAGGCCCGACGTCCTCAGGGGCGCTTCGCCGCGGAAGCTCGAGCGGGTTCTCGTGGGCAGCCGGATCGTGCGGGTGTGGCGCCGGGCGAAGCTCGCGGTCATCGATTTCGACTCGGGCGCGCGCGTCGCCGTGCAGCCGCGGTTCACCGGGAGCTTCGTGGTCGAGCGCTCCGGCCGCGGGGCCGACCAGTACTGCACGCTGCATCTCGCTCTCGACGACGGCCGCCGGCTGCATTACCGTGACGTGCGGCGGCTGGGGACCTTCCAGCTTTTCACACCGAAGGAATTCGAGGCGTATGTATCCAAGCTCGGCCCGGAGCCGCTCGAGGCGGATTTCACGGGCGACTCGCTGTACGAGCTGTTACAGAAGTCCATCAGGCCGGTCAAGCCGCTGATCATGGACCAGCACCGGCTCGCTGGAGTGGGCAACATCTACGCGAGCGAAGCGCTCTGGCGCGCGAAGATCGACCCGTCGCGCTCCTCCCGCACGGTCGCCCGGAGGGAGGCGCAGCTGCTGCGTGACGCGATCGTGTCGGTCCTTACCGAATCCATCGAGCTGCGCGGCACGACGATCCGTGATTATGCGGAGGGAGCATTCGCCGAGAAGCTCGACGCGTACGACCGCGCGGGCGAGCCGTGCCACCGGTGCAAGACCAGGATCGCGCTCACCCACGCGATCGATGGGCGCGCCACGTATTTCTGCCCCCGGTGCCAGCGCTGA
- a CDS encoding UvrB/UvrC motif-containing protein: MRRKTARAAYVTDAELDAMRRYVRGSALDKPGVYRMISPGGEVLYVGKSKRIRARLMSYFRCEFPAEKGARMLREANAIDWEYTPSEFAALLQELRLIKKFRPRFNVMMKSDGRHYAFIKLADSTAPKLLVVRAPTLDDSSVYYGPFHGAQRLGEAVRELSDALGLRDCALDHKMVFSDQPELFETPPITPGCIRYEIGKCVGPCCGATSVARYMSRVTDARAFLEGRHDGPIEALRESMIIASELMHFERAASLRDKLQRLEDLREEFTGLRFAVETLSFTYTVKGFEGDDRVYVIRRGLVRAEQQKPKSRKEKSALQRMVQSMFANEPQPAPGVVPTHAIDELMLVSSWFRRHPKELKRTKPLVA, translated from the coding sequence ATGAGGCGGAAGACCGCGCGGGCCGCGTACGTCACCGACGCCGAGCTGGACGCGATGCGCCGGTACGTCCGCGGGAGCGCGCTCGACAAGCCCGGCGTGTACCGGATGATCTCTCCCGGCGGCGAGGTGCTGTACGTCGGCAAGTCCAAGCGGATCCGCGCGCGGCTGATGAGCTACTTCCGCTGCGAGTTCCCCGCCGAGAAGGGCGCGCGGATGCTGCGCGAGGCGAACGCCATTGACTGGGAATACACGCCGAGCGAGTTCGCCGCGCTGCTGCAAGAGCTGCGGCTGATCAAGAAATTCCGTCCGCGGTTCAACGTGATGATGAAGTCGGACGGGAGGCATTACGCGTTCATCAAGCTGGCCGACTCCACCGCGCCGAAGCTGCTGGTGGTGCGGGCGCCGACGCTCGACGACAGCTCGGTGTACTACGGCCCATTCCACGGCGCGCAGCGGCTCGGCGAGGCGGTGCGGGAGCTGAGCGACGCGCTCGGCCTGCGCGACTGCGCCCTCGATCACAAGATGGTGTTCTCCGATCAGCCGGAGCTGTTCGAGACGCCGCCGATCACGCCGGGGTGCATCCGGTACGAGATCGGCAAGTGCGTGGGTCCGTGCTGCGGCGCGACCTCGGTGGCGCGGTACATGAGCCGCGTGACCGACGCGCGCGCGTTTCTCGAGGGGCGGCACGACGGGCCGATCGAAGCACTGCGCGAGTCCATGATCATAGCCAGCGAGCTGATGCACTTCGAGCGCGCCGCTTCCCTGCGCGACAAGCTCCAGCGGCTGGAAGACCTGCGGGAGGAGTTCACGGGGCTGCGGTTCGCGGTCGAGACGCTGTCGTTCACCTACACGGTGAAGGGCTTCGAGGGCGACGACCGCGTGTACGTGATCAGGCGCGGGCTCGTGCGCGCCGAGCAGCAGAAGCCGAAATCGCGGAAGGAGAAGTCCGCGTTGCAGCGGATGGTGCAGTCCATGTTCGCCAACGAGCCGCAGCCGGCGCCGGGCGTGGTCCCGACGCACGCGATCGACGAGCTGATGCTCGTGTCGTCCTGGTTCCGCCGTCATCCGAAGGAGCTGAAGCGGACGAAACCGCTCGTCGCGTAG
- a CDS encoding hemerythrin domain-containing protein, with translation MRHAFLSLSALSVFFVAGLACSDRPAAELNATEPADLTAIEIPQSLRAEHEEIHSTLVEGTRAEGAVGEAARALAAVLDPHFVREEQIALPPLGLLSSLAAGASISDAVQSQALAMSDSLKAELPGMLQEHVRIRAAVGALRAAAQSADVARYEQFAEELALHAQTEEEVLYPAAVLVGDLIRSRRQGR, from the coding sequence ATGCGACACGCATTCCTTTCCCTTTCGGCACTCTCGGTTTTCTTCGTCGCGGGCCTGGCCTGTAGCGACCGCCCGGCCGCCGAGCTGAACGCCACGGAACCCGCTGACCTCACGGCGATCGAGATCCCGCAATCGCTTCGCGCCGAGCACGAGGAGATTCATTCAACGTTGGTGGAGGGGACGCGTGCCGAGGGCGCCGTCGGCGAGGCTGCCAGGGCGCTAGCCGCCGTGCTGGATCCGCACTTCGTGCGCGAGGAGCAGATCGCATTGCCGCCACTCGGACTCCTCTCGTCGCTCGCCGCGGGAGCATCCATCTCGGACGCGGTTCAGTCTCAGGCGCTGGCGATGTCCGATTCGCTGAAGGCCGAGCTCCCCGGGATGCTGCAGGAGCACGTGCGCATTCGCGCGGCTGTCGGCGCCCTGCGCGCCGCGGCCCAGTCCGCCGACGTGGCGAGATACGAGCAGTTCGCCGAGGAGCTCGCGCTGCACGCGCAGACGGAGGAAGAAGTCCTCTATCCGGCGGCGGTGCTGGTGGGCGACCTCATCCGTTCGCGACGACAAGGCAGGTAA
- a CDS encoding DUF2834 domain-containing protein, with protein sequence MAPSSSRTMQHVYLALALLGYLLTGVPMLMESARTGNILFWTKPQLTIDGLFGNLTSTAFTLDLMVVVLVALIWITREARRVRVGNVWIFWVLTLLFGLGGTLPLFLYFRERRLGPLT encoded by the coding sequence ATGGCGCCATCGAGTAGCCGAACGATGCAGCATGTGTATCTCGCGCTTGCCCTGCTCGGCTACCTGCTCACAGGCGTTCCGATGCTCATGGAGTCCGCGCGAACCGGCAACATCCTGTTCTGGACGAAGCCACAGCTGACGATCGACGGATTATTTGGAAATCTCACGAGCACGGCGTTCACTCTCGACCTCATGGTTGTCGTGCTCGTCGCGCTCATCTGGATCACCCGCGAGGCGCGCCGCGTGCGCGTCGGCAACGTCTGGATCTTCTGGGTGTTGACTCTGCTGTTCGGGCTCGGCGGTACGCTCCCGCTCTTCCTCTATTTCCGCGAGCGCCGGCTCGGCCCGCTGACGTAG
- a CDS encoding SgcJ/EcaC family oxidoreductase, which produces MHAKRLFIGLAILLAACARESSTTRDHAADSTAVAAAMDGYVSALRSSDAAAISGFWSEDAVYIALGAATIRGHAAFDSHVRDTFAKMRVTEVTAEVDETIVDGDLAFQTGTFSETLQPTQGGAAQTISGRFLLVWRKQADGTWKIARGISTDLPAT; this is translated from the coding sequence ATGCATGCCAAAAGGCTCTTCATCGGTCTCGCGATCCTTCTTGCGGCCTGTGCGCGTGAGTCGTCGACCACTCGCGACCACGCTGCCGACAGCACAGCCGTTGCCGCTGCCATGGACGGCTACGTGTCAGCCCTTCGTAGCAGCGATGCAGCCGCAATTTCCGGGTTCTGGAGCGAGGATGCGGTGTACATCGCCCTTGGAGCGGCGACGATCCGCGGGCACGCGGCTTTCGATTCGCACGTGCGAGACACATTCGCGAAGATGCGGGTCACCGAAGTCACGGCCGAGGTCGACGAGACCATCGTAGACGGGGACCTCGCTTTCCAGACCGGCACTTTTTCGGAGACTTTACAGCCGACGCAGGGAGGCGCCGCGCAGACGATAAGCGGCCGCTTCCTGCTCGTCTGGCGGAAACAGGCTGATGGGACGTGGAAGATAGCGCGGGGCATCTCGACCGATCTGCCGGCGACCTAG
- a CDS encoding flavin prenyltransferase UbiX, protein MSQSADAPLIFAITGASGAPYAVRLLEQFVASRTRISLIVSGHGWRLLDTESSIADLPALRAAAGGDAAAWDASVTVFDDDDRGAAPASGSALSRGMVICPCSMGTLSAVAMGSSRSLIERAADVTLKERRKLVLVTRETPLSTIHLGNMLRVARAGAVVLPAAPGFYNRPREVSDLVDFVVARVLDQLEIPHQLGSRWGGGARATPDAKGP, encoded by the coding sequence GTGAGCCAATCCGCCGACGCGCCGCTGATCTTCGCGATAACGGGCGCCTCGGGCGCGCCGTACGCGGTGCGGCTGCTCGAGCAGTTCGTCGCCTCGCGCACGCGGATATCGCTGATCGTCTCGGGGCACGGCTGGCGGCTGCTCGATACTGAATCTTCGATCGCCGATCTTCCGGCGCTGCGCGCGGCGGCCGGCGGAGACGCGGCTGCGTGGGATGCGTCGGTCACCGTGTTCGACGACGACGACCGGGGCGCCGCGCCGGCGTCCGGCTCGGCGCTCAGCCGCGGGATGGTGATCTGCCCGTGCTCGATGGGGACGCTGTCAGCGGTTGCGATGGGATCGTCCCGCTCGCTGATCGAGCGGGCGGCGGATGTGACATTGAAAGAGCGGCGGAAGCTGGTGCTCGTTACGCGCGAGACGCCGCTGAGCACCATCCACCTCGGCAACATGCTGCGGGTAGCGCGCGCGGGGGCCGTCGTCTTGCCGGCAGCGCCCGGCTTCTACAATCGTCCGCGCGAAGTCAGCGATCTCGTGGACTTCGTGGTGGCGCGCGTGCTCGACCAGCTCGAGATCCCGCACCAGCTCGGCAGCCGATGGGGTGGCGGGGCCAGGGCGACGCCGGACGCAAAAGGACCCTGA
- a CDS encoding UbiA-like polyprenyltransferase, with protein sequence MTAVREGQTFGGRSLLVRYVNFVKLPHTVFALPFALVGATLASYVAPVTPALFGWIVLAFTAARFAAMGFNRIVDRELDAANPRTATREIPAGELSVTAAGAAVFVASALFLYASYRINPLCFVLAPLALGWVLLYSYTKRFTRLSHVVLGIGLAIAPVGGYLAVTGAWSTPWWLLVALAAAVAAWVAGFDILYSLQDVEFDRSQRLYSIPAAVGESRALTLARALHALAVIWLIAAGFAAGAGSPYWVGVGVVAFLLGYEHSLVRPGDLSKLDAAFFTMNGVISIAFFGFVLLERMLA encoded by the coding sequence ATGACGGCGGTGCGGGAGGGGCAGACGTTCGGCGGCCGGTCGCTGCTCGTGCGATACGTGAACTTCGTGAAGCTGCCACACACGGTGTTCGCGCTGCCGTTCGCGCTGGTGGGCGCGACGCTCGCGAGCTACGTGGCGCCGGTGACGCCGGCGCTGTTCGGCTGGATCGTGCTCGCGTTCACCGCGGCGCGGTTCGCGGCGATGGGATTCAACAGAATAGTTGACCGCGAGCTGGACGCGGCGAATCCGCGCACGGCGACGCGCGAGATCCCGGCTGGCGAGCTGAGCGTGACGGCGGCGGGCGCGGCTGTGTTCGTCGCGTCGGCGCTGTTCCTGTACGCGTCGTATCGAATCAACCCGCTCTGCTTCGTGCTCGCGCCGCTCGCGCTGGGTTGGGTTCTTCTGTACAGCTACACCAAGCGGTTCACGCGCCTGTCGCACGTCGTGCTCGGGATAGGGCTCGCGATCGCCCCGGTGGGCGGGTATCTCGCGGTGACGGGGGCGTGGAGCACGCCGTGGTGGCTGCTGGTCGCGCTCGCGGCGGCGGTGGCGGCGTGGGTAGCGGGGTTCGACATCCTGTACTCGCTGCAGGACGTGGAGTTCGACAGGTCGCAGCGGCTGTACTCGATTCCCGCGGCGGTGGGCGAGTCGCGCGCGCTGACGCTGGCGCGAGCGCTGCACGCTCTGGCCGTGATCTGGCTGATCGCCGCGGGATTCGCGGCGGGCGCGGGGAGCCCGTACTGGGTCGGCGTCGGAGTCGTCGCGTTCCTCCTCGGCTACGAGCATTCGCTCGTGCGACCCGGCGATCTCTCCAAGCTCGACGCCGCGTTCTTCACGATGAACGGGGTGATCAGCATCGCGTTCTTCGGGTTCGTGCTGCTCGAGCGGATGCTGGCGTGA
- a CDS encoding menaquinone biosynthesis decarboxylase, which yields MALDTLGEFIDAVESAGELVRVREPVRAKLELCEIADRAMKMPGGGPALLFENVLLDNGAVSEYPVAINLFGSMRRMQLALGVESLDEIGARISELLEMKVPEGLLAKLALLPRLLEVGKFPPRLKGGKPSCQDVVLQGDDVNLDILPIITCWPEDGGPYITLPMVISRDPKRGIRNVGMYRVQKLSRNTLAMHWQRHKVGAAHWREMAERGERMHVVVAVGGDPASVYSASAPLPPTVDEFLFAGFLRASPVHLAKAVTCDLEVPADAEFVIEGYIDPAEPLVTEGPFGDHTGFYSEADLYPLVHVTAITMRQSPVYATTIVGRPPMEDFYLGHATERIFLPLLRLTLPEVVDYHMPAEGIFHNLVFVSIDKQFPGHAHKVMNALWGQGLMALAKVIIVVDKEVNVRDPKEAWWIALNNIDPERDTRFTMGPIDVLDHSSRAFTYGSKMGIDATRKWPEEGFTRNWPALIEMDDATKARVDAMWPRLGIRG from the coding sequence ATGGCGCTCGACACGCTGGGCGAGTTCATAGACGCGGTCGAGTCCGCGGGCGAGCTGGTGCGCGTGCGCGAGCCGGTCAGGGCGAAGCTCGAGCTGTGCGAGATCGCGGACCGCGCGATGAAAATGCCGGGGGGCGGACCGGCCCTGCTGTTCGAGAACGTGCTGCTCGACAACGGCGCCGTGTCGGAGTATCCGGTCGCGATCAATCTGTTCGGCTCCATGCGGCGGATGCAGCTCGCGCTCGGCGTGGAGAGCCTGGACGAGATCGGCGCGCGGATATCGGAGCTGCTGGAGATGAAGGTGCCCGAGGGACTGCTCGCGAAGCTGGCGCTGCTGCCGCGGCTGCTGGAGGTCGGCAAGTTTCCTCCGCGGCTGAAGGGCGGAAAGCCGTCGTGTCAGGACGTGGTTCTGCAGGGCGACGACGTGAACCTCGACATCCTGCCGATCATCACCTGCTGGCCAGAGGACGGCGGGCCGTACATCACGCTGCCGATGGTGATCTCGCGCGATCCGAAGCGCGGGATCCGCAACGTCGGGATGTATCGCGTGCAGAAGCTGAGCAGGAACACGCTCGCGATGCACTGGCAGCGGCACAAGGTCGGCGCCGCGCACTGGCGGGAGATGGCCGAGCGCGGCGAGCGGATGCACGTCGTGGTCGCCGTGGGGGGCGACCCCGCGTCGGTGTACTCGGCGTCGGCGCCGCTGCCGCCGACGGTGGACGAGTTTCTGTTTGCCGGCTTCCTGCGGGCGTCGCCGGTGCATCTGGCGAAGGCGGTCACGTGTGATCTGGAAGTGCCGGCGGACGCCGAGTTCGTCATCGAGGGATACATAGATCCCGCCGAGCCGCTGGTGACCGAGGGTCCGTTCGGCGATCACACCGGATTTTATTCCGAGGCCGATCTGTATCCACTGGTGCACGTGACCGCGATCACGATGCGGCAATCGCCGGTGTACGCGACGACGATCGTGGGCCGCCCGCCGATGGAGGACTTTTACCTGGGCCATGCGACGGAGAGAATTTTCTTGCCCTTGCTGCGGCTGACGCTGCCGGAGGTCGTGGATTATCACATGCCGGCCGAGGGGATCTTTCACAACCTCGTGTTCGTCTCGATAGACAAGCAGTTCCCGGGGCACGCGCACAAGGTGATGAACGCGCTGTGGGGGCAGGGGCTGATGGCGCTCGCCAAGGTGATCATCGTCGTGGACAAGGAAGTGAACGTGCGCGATCCCAAGGAGGCGTGGTGGATCGCGCTGAACAACATCGATCCGGAGAGGGACACGCGGTTCACGATGGGACCGATCGACGTGCTGGACCATTCGTCGCGCGCGTTCACCTACGGCTCCAAGATGGGGATCGATGCCACGCGGAAGTGGCCGGAGGAGGGCTTCACGCGCAACTGGCCGGCGCTGATCGAGATGGACGACGCGACCAAGGCGCGAGTGGACGCCATGTGGCCGCGGCTGGGAATTCGCGGATGA
- a CDS encoding ubiquinone/menaquinone biosynthesis methyltransferase, protein MQTTDAERAAARQGASGPLTGDGNGEKREYVRRMFSDIAPRYDMLNHILALNVDRGWRKRAIRALDIARVPDGVYLDLCAGTLDIAAHIARQPGFRGRVVGADFAEPMLRAGLRKAGPAVHPVAADAVRLPLADDSVAGAIVAFGIRNVAGLDDCLAEAHRVLLPGGRFVILEFSTPRAPVFAGLYRFYFHHVLPKIGGALSGHPTAYSYLPKSVDAFPEEAELARRMRARGFVDTSWTSLTFGIVAIHVGLKPVAKSAPEVIRMTGSNAGSF, encoded by the coding sequence ATGCAGACAACCGACGCCGAGAGAGCGGCAGCGCGCCAGGGCGCGTCCGGACCGCTGACCGGCGACGGGAACGGCGAGAAGCGCGAGTACGTGCGGCGCATGTTCTCCGACATCGCGCCGCGGTACGACATGCTCAACCACATCCTCGCGCTGAACGTGGATCGCGGCTGGCGGAAGCGGGCGATCCGGGCGCTGGACATCGCGCGCGTCCCCGACGGCGTGTATCTCGACCTGTGCGCGGGCACGCTCGACATCGCGGCGCACATCGCGCGGCAGCCCGGCTTTCGCGGCCGCGTGGTCGGCGCCGATTTCGCGGAGCCGATGCTGCGCGCCGGGCTGCGGAAAGCCGGTCCGGCGGTTCATCCCGTCGCGGCCGACGCCGTGCGGCTGCCGCTCGCGGACGACAGCGTGGCCGGAGCGATCGTCGCGTTCGGAATCCGCAACGTCGCCGGGCTGGACGACTGCCTCGCCGAAGCGCACCGCGTGCTGCTGCCGGGCGGCCGGTTCGTGATACTGGAGTTCTCCACGCCGCGCGCGCCGGTGTTCGCCGGGCTGTACCGCTTCTATTTCCATCACGTTCTGCCGAAGATCGGCGGCGCGCTCAGCGGACACCCTACGGCGTACAGCTATCTTCCGAAGTCGGTGGACGCGTTTCCCGAGGAGGCCGAGCTGGCGCGGCGGATGCGCGCGCGCGGCTTCGTGGACACGAGCTGGACGAGCCTCACGTTTGGTATCGTGGCGATCCACGTGGGACTCAAGCCCGTCGCCAAATCCGCGCCCGAGGTGATTCGAATGACCGGCTCAAACGCAGGGAGCTTCTAG
- a CDS encoding sigma-70 family RNA polymerase sigma factor, which translates to MPPLPDLANLPDADVVLLAQQGRDAAFRELLRRYERPVFSLVFRMVRDRDTAEDLAQESFIKVLNNIDRYRPEFKFSSWLFKIANNVAIDHLRKRTVDTVSLEGSRYATTTAEAESTAIPVASKDQSALEEMESKELGGAIEQAVAALRPEYRACILLRHVEDRSYEEIAATLDLPLGTVKTYIHRARHELRKALEDVR; encoded by the coding sequence ATGCCCCCACTTCCCGATCTCGCGAACCTGCCTGATGCCGACGTCGTCCTGCTCGCGCAACAGGGCCGGGACGCCGCCTTCCGCGAGCTGCTGAGACGGTACGAGCGGCCGGTCTTCTCGCTGGTGTTCCGCATGGTCCGCGACCGCGACACCGCCGAGGACCTGGCGCAGGAAAGCTTCATCAAGGTGCTCAACAACATCGACCGGTACCGGCCGGAGTTCAAATTCTCCAGCTGGCTGTTCAAGATCGCCAACAACGTCGCGATCGATCACCTCCGGAAGCGGACGGTGGACACGGTCAGCCTGGAGGGCTCCCGGTACGCCACGACGACCGCGGAAGCCGAATCCACGGCGATCCCCGTGGCCTCGAAGGACCAGTCGGCCCTGGAGGAGATGGAGTCGAAGGAGCTGGGCGGAGCCATAGAGCAGGCCGTGGCCGCCCTGCGTCCGGAGTACCGGGCCTGCATCCTCCTCAGGCACGTCGAGGACCGCTCCTATGAGGAGATCGCGGCGACCCTGGATCTGCCGCTCGGTACGGTAAAAACATATATCCATCGAGCGAGACATGAGCTCCGCAAAGCGCTGGAGGATGTCCGGTGA